One segment of Nostoc flagelliforme CCNUN1 DNA contains the following:
- a CDS encoding IS481 family transposase — protein MPKKQIPIDTIVDLRRRLEQLPPRSPSRRVLVQEIAQLYGISEDTVYRTLREGNVVRPVRRVDCDVPRVIPKAGLERYCEIIAAIKIRTSNRKGRHLSTVQAIRLLEEDGINTPDGHLRVPVGLLKPTTVNRYLNKWGYDRDTLLRQPPAVRFQAEYSNQCWHFDLSPSDLKHVKAPAFLEPGRGHPLLILYSVVDDRSGFAYQEYHGVYGEDVEAALRFMFAAMSLKSETDFPFQGIPQMLYMDNGPIAKSLVFQKVMGYLGIEVRTHLPNGKDGRRVTARSKGKVERPFRTVKEMHETLYHLHEPETEAEANAWLMKFLLHYNSRPHRSEPHSRMEDWVSNLPSNGIRQMCNWERFCTFARSPERRKVGIDARVTVEGVAYEVEPDLAGETVVLWWGLFDNELYVEHGERRYGPFLPVDGPIPLHRYRSFKKTRTQKRADRIESLAKQLSLPNSVIGKGNPPEFGSSTTQLKVQPFVDPNPFQELTFSTVIAAKLAIADYLARPLAKLTPEQMAYINAVLVSTLNNPLLSLSAENKL, from the coding sequence ATGCCAAAGAAACAAATACCAATTGATACAATCGTAGACCTACGTCGTCGCTTAGAGCAGCTACCACCGCGCAGTCCATCTCGTCGGGTATTAGTCCAAGAAATAGCTCAACTGTATGGCATTTCCGAAGATACTGTGTATCGAACACTACGAGAAGGAAATGTTGTTCGCCCAGTGCGGCGCGTTGATTGTGATGTCCCGCGTGTGATTCCTAAAGCCGGACTAGAGCGATACTGCGAAATCATTGCTGCCATTAAAATACGCACATCTAACCGCAAAGGTCGCCATTTATCTACCGTGCAAGCAATTCGCTTATTGGAAGAAGATGGCATCAACACACCAGATGGTCATCTTCGCGTTCCAGTCGGTTTGCTCAAACCAACCACCGTCAATCGTTATCTCAACAAATGGGGTTACGACCGCGATACCCTGCTGCGACAACCACCTGCTGTTCGCTTCCAGGCAGAATATAGCAATCAATGTTGGCATTTTGACCTCAGTCCATCAGACCTCAAGCACGTAAAAGCACCAGCCTTCCTAGAACCGGGACGTGGACATCCCTTGTTGATACTTTATAGTGTCGTGGATGACCGTAGTGGTTTTGCATACCAAGAATACCACGGTGTTTACGGTGAAGATGTGGAGGCAGCACTGCGGTTTATGTTTGCCGCCATGTCACTCAAGTCGGAGACTGACTTTCCCTTTCAAGGCATTCCCCAAATGCTGTATATGGACAATGGGCCCATTGCCAAGAGCTTAGTGTTTCAAAAAGTAATGGGTTATTTGGGGATTGAAGTACGTACCCATTTACCAAATGGCAAAGATGGACGACGGGTGACAGCTCGTTCTAAGGGGAAGGTGGAACGACCGTTTCGCACTGTTAAAGAAATGCACGAAACTCTCTACCATCTGCATGAACCGGAGACCGAAGCTGAGGCAAACGCTTGGTTGATGAAGTTTTTGCTCCATTACAATAGCCGACCCCATCGCAGCGAACCCCATTCCCGGATGGAAGACTGGGTGAGCAATTTACCTAGTAACGGTATCCGTCAAATGTGTAATTGGGAACGTTTTTGTACATTTGCACGCTCCCCAGAACGCCGTAAGGTAGGCATCGATGCTCGCGTTACGGTTGAGGGGGTGGCTTATGAGGTGGAGCCAGATTTGGCTGGAGAAACTGTAGTTCTGTGGTGGGGCTTGTTCGATAACGAACTGTACGTAGAACATGGTGAACGTCGCTATGGGCCGTTTCTGCCTGTGGATGGCCCAATCCCCCTACATCGCTACCGTAGTTTTAAGAAAACACGAACACAGAAACGGGCTGACCGAATTGAATCTTTGGCTAAACAGTTGTCTTTACCGAACTCTGTGATTGGTAAAGGCAACCCGCCTGAATTCGGGAGTAGTACAACCCAACTAAAGGTGCAGCCTTTTGTAGACCCCAATCCATTTCAAGAACTGACATTCAGCACGGTGATTGCAGCCAAATTAGCGATCGCCGATTATTTGGCACGCCCATTAGCCAAACTCACCCCTGAACAAATGGCTTATATTAATGCGGTTCTGGTGTCTACTCTCAATAACCCTCTTTTGTCACTTTCGGCAGAGAATAAGCTGTAA
- a CDS encoding ExeA family protein — protein MLSDVMTYFGLKRTLDHVGYFETQEQTNLFKELKPQIRQGRLIALTGVVGCGKTTTLQRLQLELSSEKDIIISRCLAIDKDKVSVGVLMSALFCDLSTEKDAKPPTQPELRERKFLALIQKCRKPVVLFVDEAHDIHHGTLVKIKRLIELVRQNGCTLSVVLLGHPKLKNDLRRPSLEEIGARTNIFSLEGIRGHQVEYIKWLLSECIHDDYLPEDLITNEAIAFLAERLTTPLQIEHYLQRAFEDAYQAATKPVTLGMAEAVLTVGLNDLEPRLIRHGYTKTVLAELLNIRVSEVNSFLHAQLPPGRTQDLRDQMLKIGIPLYASEGN, from the coding sequence ATGTTGAGTGATGTCATGACTTATTTTGGACTTAAACGTACCTTAGATCATGTGGGCTATTTTGAGACCCAAGAACAGACAAATCTATTCAAAGAACTCAAACCCCAAATTAGGCAAGGTCGTTTGATTGCTCTAACAGGTGTTGTTGGTTGTGGTAAAACAACGACTTTACAACGACTGCAATTAGAATTGTCCTCCGAAAAAGACATTATTATTTCTCGTTGCCTTGCAATTGACAAAGATAAGGTCAGTGTCGGGGTTTTGATGAGTGCTTTGTTTTGCGATTTAAGTACAGAAAAGGACGCTAAACCACCGACCCAACCAGAACTCAGAGAACGAAAATTCTTAGCTTTAATTCAAAAATGCCGTAAGCCTGTAGTGCTTTTTGTGGATGAAGCTCATGACATTCATCACGGTACGTTAGTCAAAATTAAGCGTTTAATTGAATTGGTACGCCAGAATGGTTGCACTTTATCTGTAGTGCTGCTGGGACATCCCAAATTGAAAAATGATTTGCGTCGACCATCTTTGGAAGAGATTGGTGCTAGAACCAATATTTTTAGTTTAGAAGGTATTAGAGGACATCAAGTTGAGTATATAAAATGGCTGTTGAGCGAGTGTATTCACGATGATTATCTGCCTGAAGATTTGATTACCAATGAGGCAATTGCATTTTTGGCAGAACGATTGACGACTCCATTGCAAATCGAACATTATTTGCAGAGGGCTTTTGAAGACGCTTATCAAGCAGCAACGAAGCCTGTCACTCTTGGTATGGCTGAAGCTGTCTTGACTGTGGGACTTAACGATTTAGAACCTCGCTTAATACGGCATGGTTACACGAAGACAGTACTAGCTGAGTTATTAAATATACGAGTAAGCGAGGTAAATTCTTTTTTACACGCTCAGTTGCCTCCTGGTCGAACCCAAGATTTGAGAGACCAGATGTTAAAAATTGGAATTCCCTTGTATGCGTCAGAGGGAAATTAA
- a CDS encoding NF041680 family putative transposase — protein sequence MPKFNYNQLITQFQDFRQKIYNCFESCSDACMNLLDALAGNTGANSIAELSLNPLFPRSYNSIYKAISESFNTTSQDTSNKVEEAEEEKDNLIRVISELIDQPQKRPFYLFATDTTPHPRPYAKTLAERGYIYQPNTIKGNKPINIGHSYSILSILPEKKNANAAPWSIPISGERVSLDKSSVEVGSEQIQALMCDSSLHWHEKLCVLVADSAYSQRSFLFEQSKHQNLVIVARCRSNRIFYQSPPVEESKKKRGCPKKYGERFDLADAETWHLPDETTQTQQTTRKGRLLNITILAWHQMLMRGTKEQKMYRHPFTLIRVHVTDNTGNSVWKPMWLIVIGNQRQQISATVAYQSFRQRFDIEHMFRFCKQHLLMTEFQTPDVKHEENWIRLVMLAYAQLWASKDLATHLPRPWERYLKPESDTIMTPSAVQRDFQRIISEIGTPARSPKTRGNSIGRVQGQAQTQRTKHPIVKKQSKPTPDKQKAA from the coding sequence ATGCCGAAATTTAATTACAATCAATTAATAACGCAATTCCAAGATTTTCGACAAAAAATTTACAACTGTTTTGAATCGTGCAGTGATGCCTGTATGAATTTGTTGGATGCGCTTGCGGGTAATACAGGAGCCAATTCAATTGCTGAGTTATCTTTAAATCCTTTGTTTCCTAGAAGCTATAACTCTATTTATAAAGCAATATCTGAATCATTTAATACAACTAGTCAGGATACGAGCAATAAAGTTGAAGAAGCAGAAGAAGAAAAAGATAACTTAATTAGGGTAATATCTGAGTTAATTGACCAACCACAAAAACGCCCTTTTTACTTATTCGCAACTGATACAACACCACATCCGCGTCCTTACGCTAAAACTTTAGCTGAACGTGGGTATATTTATCAGCCGAATACAATAAAAGGTAACAAACCTATTAATATTGGTCATTCTTATTCGATACTTTCTATCTTACCAGAGAAAAAAAATGCTAATGCTGCACCTTGGTCAATACCAATATCAGGAGAAAGGGTATCCCTTGATAAAAGTAGCGTTGAAGTAGGAAGCGAACAGATTCAAGCACTAATGTGCGATTCATCACTTCATTGGCATGAAAAATTGTGCGTATTAGTAGCAGATAGTGCTTATAGCCAACGTTCATTTCTCTTTGAGCAGTCCAAACACCAAAATTTGGTAATCGTCGCTAGATGCCGTAGTAATCGAATTTTCTACCAATCTCCACCCGTTGAGGAGTCAAAGAAAAAACGTGGCTGTCCAAAAAAATACGGTGAGCGGTTTGATTTGGCTGATGCTGAAACTTGGCATCTTCCGGACGAGACAACACAAACACAGCAGACAACTCGTAAGGGTCGCCTTTTAAACATTACTATCCTTGCTTGGCATCAAATGTTGATGAGGGGAACTAAGGAGCAAAAAATGTACCGTCATCCCTTCACCCTTATTAGGGTTCATGTAACTGATAATACTGGTAATTCTGTTTGGAAACCCATGTGGTTAATTGTCATCGGCAACCAACGTCAACAAATCTCAGCTACTGTTGCTTACCAAAGTTTCAGACAGAGGTTTGATATTGAACACATGTTCCGTTTCTGCAAACAACATTTGTTGATGACGGAGTTTCAAACTCCAGATGTCAAACACGAGGAAAATTGGATACGCTTAGTAATGCTCGCTTACGCACAACTCTGGGCGTCAAAAGATTTAGCAACACACTTACCTAGACCCTGGGAGCGTTATTTAAAACCTGAAAGTGATACAATCATGACTCCCAGTGCCGTACAACGCGATTTTCAAAGAATTATTTCCGAGATTGGTACACCCGCCCGTTCTCCCAAAACCCGAGGAAATTCAATCGGTCGAGTTCAAGGTCAGGCTCAAACGCAACGAACTAAGCATCCTATTGTCAAGAAGCAGTCAAAACCAACACCTGATAAACAAAAAGCCGCGTAA